A genomic window from Lotus japonicus ecotype B-129 chromosome 1, LjGifu_v1.2 includes:
- the LOC130728387 gene encoding uncharacterized protein LOC130728387, translating to MRCKKHISDSSSTVGVCATCLRERLTFLIAAQAQAQAQLSRDCSRNSDVNPPPPLIFPRSVSPYVSRRKSDYSAPGACHHGGDRRENRENLFYSTPQVGPSFYTGANAGEEARSIKKRLSKFWSFSNFFKHRSEKFRPDPSLEQPSTATASPSWFSNFFPARRRNRDRAGRAEDFAVGARRRYRPTDRGMSPVRIEDSPDECDQCDSSETSPWWRRTPSRLVVAPSARRSRVGRGMNVTGLDIAFCLSPLVRASPNRRWNNKGMPPEIAAAADVRATATPKPHLSAAASFCANRSRKLVDFGRVNQNR from the coding sequence ATGAGGTGCAAGAAACACATATCAGACTCCAGCAGCACCGTCGGCGTCTGCGCCACCTGTCTCCGGGAACGCCTCACATTCCTCATCGCGGCCCAGGCCCAAGCCCAAGCCCAATTATCTCGCGACTGTTCACGAAACTCCGACGTAAACCCTCCGCCGCCGCTGATCTTCCCTCGCTCCGTCTCGCCTTACGTCTCTCGCCGGAAATCCGACTACTCTGCCCCCGGCGCATGCCACCACGGTGGCGACCGCCGTGAAAATCGTGAGAATCTCTTCTACAGTACTCCCCAGGTCGGCCCAAGCTTCTACACCGGCGCGAACGCCGGAGAAGAAGCGAGGTCGATCAAGAAGCGTTTGAGCAAGTTCTGGAGTTTCTCGAACTTCTTCAAGCACAGATCGGAGAAATTTCGCCCCGATCCGTCGTTGGAGCAACCGTCGACGGCGACGGCTTCGCCGTCGTGGTTCTCAAACTTTTTCCCCGCTCGCCGGAGGAATCGGGATCGCGCTGGGAGGGCTGAGGATTTCGCGGTTGGAGCGCGGCGGCGGTACCGGCCGACGGATCGCGGAATGTCGCCGGTGAGAATAGAGGATTCTCCCGATGAATGCGATCAGTGTGACTCGTCGGAGACTTCGCCGTGGTGGCGGAGGACGCCGTCGAGATTGGTGGTGGCGCCTTCGGCGCGGCGCTCCCGGGTAGGGCGGGGGATGAACGTGACGGGTTTGGATATTGCTTTTTGTCTGAGTCCTCTGGTTCGGGCTAGCCCGAACCGGAGATGGAACAATAAGGGAATGCCACCGGAGATTGCGGCGGCGGCGGATGTTAGGGCCACCGCGACGCCGAAGCCTCACCTCTCGGCAGCGGCGTCGTTTTGCGCGAACCGTTCCCGGAAGCTTGTAGATTTTGGACGAGTCAATCAGAACCGTTGA
- the LOC130728386 gene encoding uncharacterized protein LOC130728386, with product MKPAHGLIICLIFVSILFLANDASLVHEANGSFPMVPVMEAGKMEMMMVMNESRRKLGSFQICAMCTCCGGAKGICLSTPCCFAINCNIPDRPFGFCSFTPKTCNCLECHL from the exons ATGAAACCTGCTCATGGCCTCATCATCTGTCTCATTTTTGtgtcaattttatttttagcaAATGATGCAAGCTTGGTCCAT GAGGCAAATGGGTCTTTTCCAATGGTGCCTGTGATGGAGGCTGGGAAGAtggagatgatgatggtgatgaatgAGAGCAGAAGGAAGCTTGGGAGCTTCCAGATATGTGCTATGTGCACTTGCTGTGGTGGAGCAAAAGGGATCTGCTTGTCCACTCCCTGTTGCTTTGCCATCAATTGCAACATTCCAGATAGACCTTTTGGCTTCTGTTCATTCACTCCCAAGACCTGTAATTGCTTAGAATGCCATCTTTAA
- the LOC130728384 gene encoding transcription termination factor MTEF18, mitochondrial-like isoform X2: MCSKTLSFFSLYRHFSISTILRKIPIRHRNLAVHEAQKALTDYLHATRSFPFTYAELIGNNTLCSLSNLIAKVEFSPSTFSKSFQRVLRYHPINEFEVFFESIGIEHHLVSGLLPDDKVFFSQDRSLFDAACALSDFGFPWEKLGVLYLQESSIFGRSAAELKSRLGELKGFGFGNVEVIGMCLAFPFVLSEESQEGVGIDELFSDLKLIFLDFGLGRFVEGDVDSWHEVCRKLRLFIDLIGYKGNLWEYIGRNKYKSIFIEYREEELVNKVKFFCRFGVKKEEVAQLILLCPELLSLDLENPVINVLKLLKHFGLSSKDLDEISQKFAHVLGRNKLVNLPNVMRALGLQEWFFDKINGGHHQLLTDYIAKYPNEDQDKDYQDGLRRIQISRARVHSISKLKFLHGLGFGENALTIDVLNHLHGTSSELQERFDCLLCSRIEFSKLCMMVRRTPRILNQNSETIKRKKSGN, encoded by the exons ATGTGCTCTAAAACCTTGTCCTTCTTCTCCCTCTACCGCCACTTTTCAATCTCTACCATCCTCCGAAAGATCCCCATCAGGCACAGAAACCTTGCTGTTCATGAAGCACAGAAGGCTCTCACAGACTACCTCCACGCCACCAGGTCCTTCCCCTTCACCTACGCAGAGCTCATCGGGAACAACACCCTCTGTTCCCTCTCCAATCTCATTGCAAAGGTAGAATTTTCACCCTCCACCTTCTCCAAAAGCTTTCAGAGGGTCCTCAGGTACCACCCCATTAACGAGTTTGAAGTCTTTTTCGAAAGCATAGGCATAGAGCACCACCTGGTTTCTGGGTTGTTGCCTGATGACAAGGTTTTCTTTTCTCAAGATAGGAGCCTCTTTGATGCTGCATGTGCACTTTCTGATTTTGGGTTTCCCTGGGAGAAGTTGGGTGTGTTGTACTTGCAAGAAAGTTCCATTTTTGGGAGGAGTGCTGCAGAGTTGAAATCAAGGCTTGGTGAGCTTAAGGGGTTTGGTTTTGGTAATGTTGAAGTCATTGGCATGTGTTTGGCTTTCCCTTTTGTTTTGAGTGAGGAAAGCCAAGAGGGTGTTGGAATTGATGAATTGTTTAGTGATTTAAAGTTGATATTTTTGGATTTTGGTCTGGGAAGGTTTGTTGAGGGAGATGTTGATTCTTGGCATGAGGTGTGTAGAAAATTGAGATTGTTCATTGATTTAATTGGCTATAAGGGAAACTTATGGGAATACATAGGACGGAATAAGTACAAGAGTATCTTCATTGAATACAGAGAGGAGGAGTTAGTTAATAAAGTCAAGTTTTTCTGTAGGTTTGGTGTAAAGAAGGAGGAAGTGGCTCAGTTGATTCTACTATGTCCAGAATTGTTGAGTCTTGATTTGGAGAACCCGGTGATTAATGtattgaagctattgaaacacTTTGGTCTGAGTTCTAAAGATTTGGACGAAATTAGTCAAAAATTTGCTCATGTGTTGGGAAGAAACAAATTGGTTAACCTGCCGAATGTAATGAGGGCTTTAGGCTTACAAGAGTGGTTCTTCGATAAAATCAATGGCGGACATCATCAGTTGTTAACGGATTATATCGCAAAGTATCCTAATGAGGACCAGGATAAGGATTATCAAGATGGCCTAAGGAGAATTCAGATTTCAAGAGCCCGAGTTCATAGCATTAGTAAACTAAAGTTCTTGCATGGCTTGGGCTTTGGAGAAAATGCTTTAACTATAGATGTTTTGAATCATTTGCATGGTACTAGTAGTGAGTTACAGGAAAGATTTGACTGCCTTCTATGCTCAAGGATTGAATTCTCAAAGCTCTGTATGATGGTAAGGAGGACACCAAGGATTCTGAATCAAAACTCGGAAACAATAAAACGGAAG AAATCAGGAAATTGA
- the LOC130728385 gene encoding uncharacterized protein LOC130728385 gives MSQQGQIPINPMVPQQNPMAPIPMQVPMHMQMQMQMPNMPMPMHMPMQMPLHMPLQVPFTGYDPAGNLIYDPSGNPGYGKRRREDEAPGTVTEGDQSAAKRVKGQDVIFRIVVPSRQIGKVIGKEGCRIQRIREETKATIKIADAIARHEERVIIISSKDNDEKVTDAEKALEHIANLILKEDDSSLDASKVAAGHVAANTIRLLIAGSQAGGLIGMSGQNIEKLRNSSGATVTVLAPNQLPLCASAHESDRVVQLSGDVPAVMKALDEIGCQLRENPPRQVISISPTYNYAAIRPSQPYLDPTSVDYVTFEMLISETMVGGLIGRCGSNISRIRNESGAMIKVYGGKGEQKHRHIQFGGSAQQVALAKQRVDEYIYSQLIQQTGTQQ, from the exons ATGTCGCAGCAAGGTCAAATTCCGATAAACCCCATGGTTCCTCAGCAGAATCCCATGGCACCCATTCCCATGCAGGTTCCTATGCACATGCAAATGCAGATGCAGATGCCCAACATGCCCATGCCAATGCATATGCCCATGCAGATGCCCCTCCACATGCCCCTCCAGGTTCCGTTCACCGGCTACGACCCAGCTGGGAACCTCATCTACGACCCATCGGGGAACCCCGGTTACGGGAAGCGCCGCCGCGAGGATGAAGCTCCGGGCACCGTTACTGAGGGGGATCAGTCTGCGGCCAAGCGCGTGAAGGGGCAGGACGTGATATTCAGGATCGTCGTGCCGTCGCGGCAGATCGGGAAGGTTATTGGGAAGGAAGGTTGCCGCATACAGAGGATTCGAGAGGAGACCAAAGCCACCATCAAGATAGCTGACGCTATTGCT AGACATGAAGAACGTGTGATCATTATTAGTTCAAAAGACAATGATGAAAAGGTTACTGATGCAGAGAAAGCTCTTGAGCATATAGCCAATTTAATTTTAAAG GAAGATGATAGCAGTCTTGATGCATCAAAAGTTGCTGCAGGACATGTGGCTGCCAATACAATAAGACTTTTAATTGCTGGGTCTCAGGCTGGTGGATTGATTGGGATGTCTGGTCAAAACATTGAAAAGTTGCGGAACTCTTCTGGTGCCACCGTTACAGTTCTTGCACCAAATCAGTTGCCTTTATGTGCTTCTGCCCATGAATCTGATAGAGTAGTACAG TTATCAGGAGATGTTCCTGCAGTAATGAAGGCTCTGGATGAGATAGGTTGTCAGTTAAG GGAAAATCCTCCGAGGCAAGTGATTTCAATCAGCCCAACATACAATTATGCTGCAATTCGACCTTCCCAACCATATCTCGACCCAACTTCAG TTGATTATGTTACATTCGAGATGCTGATTTCGGAAACAATGGTTGGTGGGTTGATCGGTAGGTGCGGCTCAAACATATCAAGGATCAGAAATGAGTCTGGAGCAATGATCAAG GTTTACGGTGGAAAAGGTGAACAAAAGCATAGGCATATTCAATTTGGTGGTAGTGCTCAACag GTAGCTTTGGCAAAACAGAGAGTTGATGAGTATATATATTCTCAGTTGATACAACAAACTGGTACCCAACAATGA
- the LOC130728384 gene encoding transcription termination factor MTEF18, mitochondrial-like isoform X1, giving the protein MCSKTLSFFSLYRHFSISTILRKIPIRHRNLAVHEAQKALTDYLHATRSFPFTYAELIGNNTLCSLSNLIAKVEFSPSTFSKSFQRVLRYHPINEFEVFFESIGIEHHLVSGLLPDDKVFFSQDRSLFDAACALSDFGFPWEKLGVLYLQESSIFGRSAAELKSRLGELKGFGFGNVEVIGMCLAFPFVLSEESQEGVGIDELFSDLKLIFLDFGLGRFVEGDVDSWHEVCRKLRLFIDLIGYKGNLWEYIGRNKYKSIFIEYREEELVNKVKFFCRFGVKKEEVAQLILLCPELLSLDLENPVINVLKLLKHFGLSSKDLDEISQKFAHVLGRNKLVNLPNVMRALGLQEWFFDKINGGHHQLLTDYIAKYPNEDQDKDYQDGLRRIQISRARVHSISKLKFLHGLGFGENALTIDVLNHLHGTSSELQERFDCLLCSRIEFSKLCMMVRRTPRILNQNSETIKRKVNFFNQEMGTSLSYLETFPAMLHYHLEDRIIPRYRFHKWLTEKGLCCKKYSIRSMIANNEKKFVARVFKIHPAAPKHWFEKFCHIKLPM; this is encoded by the coding sequence ATGTGCTCTAAAACCTTGTCCTTCTTCTCCCTCTACCGCCACTTTTCAATCTCTACCATCCTCCGAAAGATCCCCATCAGGCACAGAAACCTTGCTGTTCATGAAGCACAGAAGGCTCTCACAGACTACCTCCACGCCACCAGGTCCTTCCCCTTCACCTACGCAGAGCTCATCGGGAACAACACCCTCTGTTCCCTCTCCAATCTCATTGCAAAGGTAGAATTTTCACCCTCCACCTTCTCCAAAAGCTTTCAGAGGGTCCTCAGGTACCACCCCATTAACGAGTTTGAAGTCTTTTTCGAAAGCATAGGCATAGAGCACCACCTGGTTTCTGGGTTGTTGCCTGATGACAAGGTTTTCTTTTCTCAAGATAGGAGCCTCTTTGATGCTGCATGTGCACTTTCTGATTTTGGGTTTCCCTGGGAGAAGTTGGGTGTGTTGTACTTGCAAGAAAGTTCCATTTTTGGGAGGAGTGCTGCAGAGTTGAAATCAAGGCTTGGTGAGCTTAAGGGGTTTGGTTTTGGTAATGTTGAAGTCATTGGCATGTGTTTGGCTTTCCCTTTTGTTTTGAGTGAGGAAAGCCAAGAGGGTGTTGGAATTGATGAATTGTTTAGTGATTTAAAGTTGATATTTTTGGATTTTGGTCTGGGAAGGTTTGTTGAGGGAGATGTTGATTCTTGGCATGAGGTGTGTAGAAAATTGAGATTGTTCATTGATTTAATTGGCTATAAGGGAAACTTATGGGAATACATAGGACGGAATAAGTACAAGAGTATCTTCATTGAATACAGAGAGGAGGAGTTAGTTAATAAAGTCAAGTTTTTCTGTAGGTTTGGTGTAAAGAAGGAGGAAGTGGCTCAGTTGATTCTACTATGTCCAGAATTGTTGAGTCTTGATTTGGAGAACCCGGTGATTAATGtattgaagctattgaaacacTTTGGTCTGAGTTCTAAAGATTTGGACGAAATTAGTCAAAAATTTGCTCATGTGTTGGGAAGAAACAAATTGGTTAACCTGCCGAATGTAATGAGGGCTTTAGGCTTACAAGAGTGGTTCTTCGATAAAATCAATGGCGGACATCATCAGTTGTTAACGGATTATATCGCAAAGTATCCTAATGAGGACCAGGATAAGGATTATCAAGATGGCCTAAGGAGAATTCAGATTTCAAGAGCCCGAGTTCATAGCATTAGTAAACTAAAGTTCTTGCATGGCTTGGGCTTTGGAGAAAATGCTTTAACTATAGATGTTTTGAATCATTTGCATGGTACTAGTAGTGAGTTACAGGAAAGATTTGACTGCCTTCTATGCTCAAGGATTGAATTCTCAAAGCTCTGTATGATGGTAAGGAGGACACCAAGGATTCTGAATCAAAACTCGGAAACAATAAAACGGAAGGTGAATTTCTTTAACCAGGAAATGGGAACTTCTTTAAGCTATCTGGAAACTTTTCCAGCAATGTTGCATTATCACTTAGAGGACCGAATTATACCTCGGTACAGATTTCATAAGTGGCTTACAGAAAAGGGTTTGTGTTGTAAAAAGTATTCCATTAGAAGTATGATTGCAAACAACGAAAAGAAATTCGTTGCCCGTGTGTTTAAAATTCACCCTGCTGCTCCAAAACATTGGTTTGAGAAATTCTGCCACATTAAATTGCCGATGTAA
- the LOC130728388 gene encoding replication protein A 70 kDa DNA-binding subunit C-like: protein MASLSASLNSVASLCSGRDTWRIKVRVVRMWEMCPISEPGKPFAVQMVLIDAEGQRIEATIIKSLIRKLFGEIVEGNICKITYFSVVPNLGVYKAAKHEFKIIFNSRTKIVPEESDLIPLYGFDFMNSAEIAHTNGESENLIDVIGLVTAVSREKQYTKGANITRMIELQLIDDRGSVQCTFFGSYVDVVTHHVQEDRQAMPVVVVKFAKIKTFKGDFVLQNVMHATRILWNPEIPEVLAFRNRLMLHRRKLLNI from the exons ATGGCTTCGTTGTCTGCAAGTTTGAACTCTGTTGCCAGCCTTTGCAGTGGAAGAGACACATGGAGGATTAAGGTCCGTGTTGTTAGGATGTGGGAGATGTGCCCTATTTCTGAGCCAGGGAAGCCATTTGCTGTCCAGATGGTGTTAATTGATGCTGAG GGACAGAGAATTGAGGCTACTATCATAAAATCCCTCATAAGGAAGCTGTTTGGTGAGATTGTTGAGGGAAACATATGCAAGATTACCTATTTTTCTGTGGTCCCTAACCTTGGAGTCTACAAGGCTGCTAAACATGAATTCAAGATCATTTTTAATAGCAGGACAAAAATAGTGCCTGAGGAGTCAGATCTCATTCCTTTGTATGGATTTGATTTCATGAACTCAGCTGAAATTGCTCACACCAACGGTGAATCTGAAAATCTCATTG atGTGATAGGCTTGGTGACTGCAGTTTCCCGCGAGAAACAATACACCAAAGGTGCAAATATCACAAGGATGATCGAGCTCCAATTGATTGATGATAG GGGCAGTGTCCAGTGTACCTTTTTTGGAAGCTATGTTGACGTTGTTACTCATCATGTACAAGAGGATCGACAAGCTATGCCTGTGGTTGTTGTCAAGTTTGCTAAGATTAAGACATTCAAAG gAGATTTTGTGCTTCAAAATGTTATGCATGCTACCAGGATTCTCTGGAATCCTGAAATTCCTGAGGTGCTTGCTTTCCGCAATAG GTTGATGCTCCACCGTCGGAAGCTACTAAATATTTGA